GCCTGATCTTTCCGAGGCGCCTGGGCCCCCGAAGCGAGCGCCCCGGAACTACCATTCTGGTGGATCTGCTCGTCCAGGGCCTTCTCAACCGCATTGGTGGACTTGGCAAACCGGGCAATCAGGTTATACAACACCGGAATGATGAACAGCGTCAGTGTAGTCGCGAAAATCAGCCCCCCGAGGACTACGACACCAATCGCCGCCCGACTCTCCGCGCCGGCACCGGTCGCGATGACCAGCGGAACGGCGCCGAAAATCGTTGAAATTGTCGTCATAAGTACAGGACGAAAACGCAGGATGGCCCCTTTGACGATGGCATCGTGAACGCTGTAGCCCTCATCCCGTAACTGGTTGGCGAACTCCACGATCAGGATGCCGTTCTTTGCCATCAGTCCCAGCAGCATGATGATCCCGATCTGGCTATAGATATTGAGACTGATCCCCGATAACGCCAACGCCATCAGCGCCCCGGTAATTGCCAGCGGTACTGACAGCATGATGATCAGAGGATGGATCCAGCTCTCGAACTGGGCCGCCAGCACCAGGAACACGATGATGAACGCCAGGATAAAGGTCACATAGATCGCATTCGACGATTCCTCGAATTCCCGGCTCAGCCCCTTGTAGCTCACCCGGGCTTCCGGTGGCAGGTTATCCACAGCCCGTTGGTTCATGTATTCCAGGGCCGAGCCGAGATCGTAGCCCGGCGCCAGCGAGCCGCTGATCACCACCGCCGGCAGCCGGTCGATCCGGCGCAGATCCGGGTTGGCACCGATTTCCTGGAGGTTCACCAAGGCGCCCAACGGAATCAAATCCCCACCTTCACGCGGGCGCAGGAAGATATTGCTCAGGTCCGAGGGCGTGGCGCGGTCGGCATCACCGGCCTGAAGGATCACATCGTATTCCCGGCCCCGGTCCAGATAGGTCGTAACCTGACGCGAGGCCAGCATGGTCTGCAGGGTCAGCCCGACATCCTCCACGGTCACGTCCAGATCCGCCGCCCGCTGACGGTCCAGGGTGACGCGCAGCTCCGGCCGGGTCAGTTCGAAGTCGGTTTCCAGGTTGAGCAGGTTGGGATTTTCCTTGGCCCGCTCGAGGATCTCCTCGCTCCAGCGCTGCACGGTGTCGTAGTCCGGGCCACCGATCACGAACTCGATCGGCTGGTTGAATCCACGTTGACCGAGACCGGGCGGATTGACCGCCACCGAACGTACCCCCGGCACTTCCGCCAGTTTCGGGAACAGCTCGGCGCTGATCGCCTGCTGCTTGATCTCCCGGTCTTCCCAGGGCGTGAGGCCCATGATCAGGAAAGCATTGTCCGCCTCGCCGCGGAAACCGACGATAGCCAGCAGACGATCGGCGGCCCCTTCCTCGATGTAGGGCATCAGCCGTTCCTCGATCTTCTGCACATGGTGGTCCGTGTATTCCACCGTCGACCCCCGCGGCGCCTTCGTCGGCATAATGATGATGCCGCGATCCTCCGTGGGCGCCAGTTCCTGGGGCAACGAGGGGAAGATCACCGCCGCCAGCAGGATGCCCGCCAATCCCAGACCCAGCAGCAGGCCGGGCTGGCGCAAGGAGAAGCGCAGGAGTCGTTCATAGCCGTTGTTCAGGGTGCCGAACGCCTTCTCGGATGCGGCCCACAGGCGGTGTCCCTCGACCGTTTCCGGACTGTGCTTGAGCCACTTGGAACACAGCATCGGTGTCAGCGTCAGCGCAACCAGGCTTGACACAATCACGGCGCTGGCCAGGGTGAAGCCGAATTCACCGAACAGTCGGCCGATGTTGCCGCCCATAAAGGAAATAGGCACGAAGACCGCTACCAGGGTCAGCGTGGTCGCAATAACCGCAAAGGCCACCTGGCGGGCGCCGAAGAAGGACGCCAACAAGGGCGGCTCGCCTTCGTCGATGCGGCGCTGGATGTTCTCAAGCATGACGATGGCATCGTCAACCACCAGGCCGATAGCGAGAATAATCGCCAGCAGTGTCAGTACGTTGATGGAGAAGCCCATGGTGCCCAGGCCGATAAAGGCCCCGATGACCGCCACGGGAATTGTCACCGCCGGAATCAGGGTGGCGCGCCACGAGCGTAGGAAAATGAAGATGACCAGGATAACGAGGGCAATGGCGATGCCCAGGGTCACCATCACCTCCTTTATCGACGCGCGGATAAAGATGGATTCGTCATAGCTCTGCTGGATGGTGACTTCCGGCGGCAGGGTTTCGCGGATCTTTGCCATCTCGGCCCGGACCCGATCCGAGACTGCCACCGTGTTGGCCTTGGACTGACGGATCACCCCCATCCCGATGGCGGTGCGGCCGTTGGCCCGCAAACGGCTGGTATCGGACTCCACGCCCATCACCACATTGGCCACTTCACCCAAACGCAACAGGTCGTTGCCATCCCGGCGGATCACCAGGTTACGGAACTCATCCACAGTCGATAACCGCCCCTCAGCACGGACGGTGAAATCCCGGGTGCGGGATTCAATCGACCCGGCCGGCAGCTCCACGTTGTTGGCGCGCAGGGCCTCTTCCACCTCCGCCACGGTGATGTTGCGCGAGGCCAGTTTCTCCCGATCGAGCCAGACGCGGATGGCATAGCGCCGTTCGCCGCCAATCTGCACGTCGGCCACGCCATCGAGTACCGACAGGCGATCCACCAGAACTCGCTCGGCGAAATCGGAGAGTTGGGCGCTGTCCCAGACGTCGCTCTGCAGGGTGACCCACATCATCGGCCGGGCATCGGAATCGGCCTTGCGCACCACCGGCGGATCCGCTTCCTCCGGCAGCTCGTTGAGGATACGCGAGACCGCATCACGCACATCGTTGGCGGCCACGTCGATATCGCGGGAGGTGTTGAATTCGATGGAGGTGCGGGACTCGCCCTGCTCGGTGCTGGACTCGATAGAGCGTATACCTTCAACACCGCTGATGGCGCCCTCGATCACCTGGGTGATCTGCGTATCCACCACTTCGGCGGCAGCGCCCGTGTAGTCTGTGGAGATCGAAACTTCCGGCGGATCAATATCCGGGTACTCCCGGACCGGCAGGCCGCGCAGGGCTGCCAAGCCAAAAACGAGGATCAGCAGACTGATGACCGTGGCGAAAACGGGCCGTTTAATGGAAACATCGGAAAGCACCATGCTCAACCCTCGCGACGGGTCGGCCAACCGCCGCCGATCAGGGCGCTATCGCTTTCAAGTACGCTGATGCCATCGCCGGTGCTGAGTCGGTCCTGACCGGTGATGATCACCGCATCCTCCGGCTTGAGGCCGTTGACCACCTCCACCTTGCCCGGCTCGCGGGTACCCAGTTCCAGCGGTTGCCGACGTGCCTCGCCGTCCACCGCAATGAACACGTACTGGTTGTCGCCGCGGGTCAGGACCGCCTGCTCCGGGATCACCAGGGCACGGCGGCTTTGCAAAGTGAGCGAGACCGCCATGAAAAGCCCCGGCCGAAGCTTGCGGTCGGGATTGTCGATGACCGCCTTCACCGGCAGTGATCGGCTCAGCGAATTGAGCCGTGTGCCCAGTTCCGAAAGCGTGCCGCTGAAGTTCTGCCCCGGATACGCGGCCGTGCTGGAACGCAGTACCTGGCCGCGGTCGATCTGGCCCAGGTAACGTTCGGGTACGGAGAACGTCAGCTCCATTGGGTCGATGGCGTCGAGGGTGGTGACGCTGTCGCCGATGTTGAGGTAGGTGCCGACGCTCACATCCCGCAGCCCGACCACACCCGCGAACGGCGCTTCGACGCGATGGTTGTCCAGTCGGGTTTCGGCGGCAACCTTCTGAGCCTCCGCGACGCTCAGGGCGGTGCGCAGTTCGTCCACCTGGGACTGGGAAATACTGTTGTTGGACTGCAGGCGCGAGGCACGGTCATACTTGGTGCGGGCATCCTGCAATTGGGCCTCGGCGACCTGAAGATCGGCGCGGGCCTGACGGTCGTCGAGCTGGACCAACAACCGGCCTTTCTCCACCGGCTGGCCCTCATCGAAGTTGAGCCGCACAATACGGCCGCTGACTTCGGCAGTAATCATCACATCTTCCCGGGCCTGCAACGTACCGACGGCTTCCACCACGTCCTGCACTTCCGCCAAGCGCGGATAGATCACATTGACGTTCGCCGGTGGACGCTGCCGCTGTTCCGCCGTCGCTCCCGCCTCCTGTTGCATCCACAGGAAGCCAGCTCCGCCTGCCGCCAGTACAAGCACGATAAAGGCAATCAGGATTTGCCTGCCCATTGTTGTCTCCATTGACCCGAGCCGGAGCGCCCAGCTCCGTCAATTGTTTTATTATTCGTCCGGCGATGACCGTTGGATAACCAGTACGATCTCACCCACCGCTACGCCCCACTTGCTCATCCCGGTTTCGTTGATCACCGTGTCGGGCGTTACTGCGTACATCCAGTCATCCATACGCACATCGAGGGTGTCATCACCGTAGGGCACCCGCAGGACGTAGTTCATGTGAATCGTATTCCCCCGCGACTGCATCAGACCCGGTTCGACCACATCGCCAGCGGTCGCCCGATAACCGTTATCCACAGGCTGCAGGGTCCAGACCCGGGTCTGGACCTCGCCGTCATCAAAACGGAAGACTTCATCGAGGGTGCCGACGCCCTGCGCGTTCCAGCTCGCCGAGATGTCGGCATCGAAGGTGCGGATCACTTCGCCGGCGTAGTCTTTGACGATACCCCGGGCGGTTAGTTCACCCTGGAAAAAGTCGCGTGGATCGAGTGTCGGTTCACGACCCGCATAATCGTTGAGCTCCGGCCCAACGCAACCGCCCAACAAACCACATACAAAAATTACGCCTAACAGGCCGGGCGCACCAGCCCGAACGTGTTTCCGCAAGTAACTTTTCCACAAATAGGCTCGCATAATTTTCACCATGATGAATGGGTAGCGTTGCAACAGTCTTACGCGCCAGACAGAACCACGGACCAGCCGTACCCGGCCTCCGTCATTTCAGCCAATTGGCTAATCCGACAGGGGCCCTGGCGCTTTCCGTCAATGGCAGGGTTCACCGATTGTCGTAAAACGTGCAGCAACACTGGCCGAGCACATGCCGGCCTGACCGAATGAGTTGTACCGGACGGATAGGTGACACGATGCCCACTTACAAGGCGCCCCTGCGCGACATGAAATTCCTCATCAACGAGGTCTTCGACTATCCAAAGCACTACGCCTCGCTGAAATCCGGCGAGAACGCCACGCCGGATATCGTCGACGCTATCCTCACCGAATGCGGCCGCTTCAGCGAGGAAGTACTCAGCCCGCTGTACCAAAGCGGGGACGAGGAAGGCTGCAAGCTGGAAAACGGCGATGTGTCCACGCCCAAGGGCTATAAGGAAGCCTACGAGCAATACATGATGGGGGGCTGGCAGGGACTGTCCGCCCCGGAAGAGGTCGGCGGCCAAGGGCTACCCGCTTCCATGGGCCTGCTCAAACAGGAGATGATGGGTACCGCCAATTGGCCATTCAGCATGTACCCTGGCCTGTCGCTGGGCGCAATGAACACCATCCAGCTCCATGGCAGTGACGAACAGCGCCAGACCTACCTGGTCCCGCTCACCGAAGGCCGCTGGGCCGGCACCATGTGCCTCACCGAACCCCAGTGCGGCACCGACCTGGGCCAGGTGAAGACCCGGGCCGAACCCCAGGCGGACGGCAGCTACAAGATCACCGGCACCAAGATATTCATCTCTTCCGGCGATCACGACCTCACCGAGAACATCGTGCATATCGTGTTGGCTCGCCTACCGGATGCACCAAAAGGCACCAAAGGCATCTCGCTGTTCATCGTGCCCAAGTTCCTGCCGAACGGCGAAGGCGGTGTCGGCCAGCGCAACGGCGTCACCTGCGGCAGCCTGGAAAAGAAGATGGGCATCAAAGCCTCGGCGACGTGCGTGATGAACTTCGACGATGCCACCGGACATTTGATCGGTCCTGAGAACGAAGGCCTGAACTGTATGTTCACCTTCATGAACACCGCCCGCATCGGTACCGCCATCCAGGGCGTCGGACCGGCGGAATTGTCGTATCAGTGGGCACTGGAATACGCCAAGGAACGTCGCTCCATGCGCGCCCTGTCCGGCAAGAAGGATCCGGAGCAGGTGGCAGATAGCCTGATCCACCATGCCGATGTGCGCCGCATGTTGCTGACCCAGAAAGCCTTCGCCGAAGGCGGACGTGCCATGCTCTATGACGCGGCGCGACTGGCAGACCACATGGTGGAAGGTCACCTTGAGGGCGATGAAAAGAAGGCTGAAGCCTACGACGACAAACTCGGTTTCCTCACCCCAATCCTCAAAGGTTTCCTGACCGAGATGGGCTACGAGGCGGCCAACCTTGGCGTACAGGTCTTCGGTGGCCACGGCTATATCCGCGAGCATGGCATGGAGCAAATCGTGCGCGACACCAAGATCGCCACCCTGTACGAGGGTACCACCGGCATCCAGGCGCTGGACCTGCTGGGCCGCAAGGTCATGCTTTCGACCCAGGGCGGTGCGGTGCGCGAATTCACCCTGCGGATTTCCAACTGGGCGCGCCGCCAGGTGACCCACAGGAAAGCCCGCCCCTTCGCCTGGGAATTGCTGAAACTGGCTGCCCAGTGGAACGTCCTCACCGTGCGCCTGATGCTGACCGCCCGTAAGGACAGGGACATCATCAGCGCTGCGGCCAACGATTTCATGATGTTCAGCGGCTACGTGACCATGGCCTACATGTGGGCGCGCATGGCGGTCGTCGCCTACGACAAGCTGGAAAACGGCGGCGCGGAATCCGAGGCCTTCTACCGCGCCAAGATTGCCACCGCCGAATTCTACTTCGACCGGCTGCTGCCACGGGCCCAGGCCCATGCCACCAGCATGCTTTCGCCCACCCGCAACCTGATGCAGCTGGATGCACAGGACATGGCCTTTACCGGCTAAACCAAAACTCCATGCCCTTCCAAGTCCCGGTTACGACCGGGACTTTTTCATCGCACTTTAGCGGGAATCCGTGTAACGGAAAGCATTCCCGGGATGGGCAGCCCGGCGGGCCGCTCCGAAGCTGGAGCGTCGGCTACATTTCCTGGGTAACTCAAGCATGTAGCAGATGCTTCAGCTTCTGAGGCGCCGTAGGTGCCCATGGTCTTACAAATCGTGAGGAGGACTTCGAGCTCCCGTTACGTCAATCCGCGATGAAACCTTTTTGTGGCGAGGTTCGCGTCGGGCAAGACAGGGGTTGAAAAACCAATCCTTAACCCCGAATCTCTTATCGCTATTTTTCGCCAACGAGGTGAACCCTGGAAAATCATTAGACCAACCGCGAGTAGAGAAAACGAGTTCAAAAGTAGGAGGTTCGAATGGATACTCGATCTGACGACTTTTATCCCACCCGGCTGGAACGTCCCACATCCAGCTATGACCGACGCGATCCGGTTGTCCACAGCACAGGTGCGGCCCGCAAGGACGGCCCGCTCAGTGAAACCGAACTGGCCCGGTACGAACGCGACGGCTTCCTGGTGTTCAACAGCTTCCTCGATGAGACTACAGTACGCCGCTTCCGTGAGGACCTGCGCGCCTACGAGGAGGACGACGGTATCCTGCAGTCCGAAGGCACCATCACCGAGCCCGGCAAGCAGGAAATACGCTCCATCTTCGGCATCCACGAACTGTCCGCACGGTTCGATCGCCTGACCCGTGATCCGCGCTTGCTGGATATGGTGCAGCAGCTATTGGGCAGTGACGCCTACATCCACCAGTCGCGCATCAACTACAAGCCGGGCTTCCACGGCAAGGGCTTCGACTGGCACTCGGATTTCGAGACCTGGCACGCGGAGGACGGTATGCCGCGCATGCGGGCAGTCAGTTTCTCCATTGCCCTGACCGACAACACCCCGTTCAACGGCCCACTGATGCTGGTGCCCGGCTCCCACAAGACCTTCGTGCCCTGCGTCGGCCGCACGCCGGAAGACAATTACCAATCCTCGCTCAAGAAGCAGGAACTGGGTGTACCCAGTAACAGGGACCTCGATGCGCTGATCAGCCAGAACGGCATCAAGGCCCCCACCGGCCCAGCCGGTTCGCTCATCATCTTCGAGTGCAATACCCTGCACGGCTCCAACGCGAATATGACGCCCTGGCCCCGCAGCAACCTGTTCTTCGTCTACAACAGCGTGGAGAACGCACTCGAGCAGCCATTCTGTGGCAACAAGCCGCGACCGGATTTCCTGGGCAACCGTAACCATACCGAAGCCCTGCAACCGTTGCGTGATCGTGATCTGTCCAAGGTCGGCTGAAGCCCGCCCGGAGCTGAAGGTGGCCCGCGTTGGTCACCTTCTGCCGTCCACCCAGACTGTGACCTGCGACCAACGCCCGATCAACGGTTCGATGCCATAATCAAGCTGTTTGCTGCCAGATTGGAAGCAGCCTGATCGAAAACAATCCGATTGGATAACGCGAAAGCATCTGGGCCACCGATGACTGAGCCTTACCGGTAGTGCCGAGCCGTC
The window above is part of the Marinobacter nanhaiticus D15-8W genome. Proteins encoded here:
- a CDS encoding efflux RND transporter permease subunit, with amino-acid sequence MVLSDVSIKRPVFATVISLLILVFGLAALRGLPVREYPDIDPPEVSISTDYTGAAAEVVDTQITQVIEGAISGVEGIRSIESSTEQGESRTSIEFNTSRDIDVAANDVRDAVSRILNELPEEADPPVVRKADSDARPMMWVTLQSDVWDSAQLSDFAERVLVDRLSVLDGVADVQIGGERRYAIRVWLDREKLASRNITVAEVEEALRANNVELPAGSIESRTRDFTVRAEGRLSTVDEFRNLVIRRDGNDLLRLGEVANVVMGVESDTSRLRANGRTAIGMGVIRQSKANTVAVSDRVRAEMAKIRETLPPEVTIQQSYDESIFIRASIKEVMVTLGIAIALVILVIFIFLRSWRATLIPAVTIPVAVIGAFIGLGTMGFSINVLTLLAIILAIGLVVDDAIVMLENIQRRIDEGEPPLLASFFGARQVAFAVIATTLTLVAVFVPISFMGGNIGRLFGEFGFTLASAVIVSSLVALTLTPMLCSKWLKHSPETVEGHRLWAASEKAFGTLNNGYERLLRFSLRQPGLLLGLGLAGILLAAVIFPSLPQELAPTEDRGIIIMPTKAPRGSTVEYTDHHVQKIEERLMPYIEEGAADRLLAIVGFRGEADNAFLIMGLTPWEDREIKQQAISAELFPKLAEVPGVRSVAVNPPGLGQRGFNQPIEFVIGGPDYDTVQRWSEEILERAKENPNLLNLETDFELTRPELRVTLDRQRAADLDVTVEDVGLTLQTMLASRQVTTYLDRGREYDVILQAGDADRATPSDLSNIFLRPREGGDLIPLGALVNLQEIGANPDLRRIDRLPAVVISGSLAPGYDLGSALEYMNQRAVDNLPPEARVSYKGLSREFEESSNAIYVTFILAFIIVFLVLAAQFESWIHPLIIMLSVPLAITGALMALALSGISLNIYSQIGIIMLLGLMAKNGILIVEFANQLRDEGYSVHDAIVKGAILRFRPVLMTTISTIFGAVPLVIATGAGAESRAAIGVVVLGGLIFATTLTLFIIPVLYNLIARFAKSTNAVEKALDEQIHQNGSSGALASGAQAPRKDQA
- a CDS encoding efflux RND transporter periplasmic adaptor subunit, with protein sequence MGRQILIAFIVLVLAAGGAGFLWMQQEAGATAEQRQRPPANVNVIYPRLAEVQDVVEAVGTLQAREDVMITAEVSGRIVRLNFDEGQPVEKGRLLVQLDDRQARADLQVAEAQLQDARTKYDRASRLQSNNSISQSQVDELRTALSVAEAQKVAAETRLDNHRVEAPFAGVVGLRDVSVGTYLNIGDSVTTLDAIDPMELTFSVPERYLGQIDRGQVLRSSTAAYPGQNFSGTLSELGTRLNSLSRSLPVKAVIDNPDRKLRPGLFMAVSLTLQSRRALVIPEQAVLTRGDNQYVFIAVDGEARRQPLELGTREPGKVEVVNGLKPEDAVIITGQDRLSTGDGISVLESDSALIGGGWPTRREG
- a CDS encoding DUF3833 domain-containing protein encodes the protein MRAYLWKSYLRKHVRAGAPGLLGVIFVCGLLGGCVGPELNDYAGREPTLDPRDFFQGELTARGIVKDYAGEVIRTFDADISASWNAQGVGTLDEVFRFDDGEVQTRVWTLQPVDNGYRATAGDVVEPGLMQSRGNTIHMNYVLRVPYGDDTLDVRMDDWMYAVTPDTVINETGMSKWGVAVGEIVLVIQRSSPDE
- a CDS encoding acyl-CoA dehydrogenase C-terminal domain-containing protein → MPTYKAPLRDMKFLINEVFDYPKHYASLKSGENATPDIVDAILTECGRFSEEVLSPLYQSGDEEGCKLENGDVSTPKGYKEAYEQYMMGGWQGLSAPEEVGGQGLPASMGLLKQEMMGTANWPFSMYPGLSLGAMNTIQLHGSDEQRQTYLVPLTEGRWAGTMCLTEPQCGTDLGQVKTRAEPQADGSYKITGTKIFISSGDHDLTENIVHIVLARLPDAPKGTKGISLFIVPKFLPNGEGGVGQRNGVTCGSLEKKMGIKASATCVMNFDDATGHLIGPENEGLNCMFTFMNTARIGTAIQGVGPAELSYQWALEYAKERRSMRALSGKKDPEQVADSLIHHADVRRMLLTQKAFAEGGRAMLYDAARLADHMVEGHLEGDEKKAEAYDDKLGFLTPILKGFLTEMGYEAANLGVQVFGGHGYIREHGMEQIVRDTKIATLYEGTTGIQALDLLGRKVMLSTQGGAVREFTLRISNWARRQVTHRKARPFAWELLKLAAQWNVLTVRLMLTARKDRDIISAAANDFMMFSGYVTMAYMWARMAVVAYDKLENGGAESEAFYRAKIATAEFYFDRLLPRAQAHATSMLSPTRNLMQLDAQDMAFTG
- the thpD gene encoding ectoine hydroxylase codes for the protein MDTRSDDFYPTRLERPTSSYDRRDPVVHSTGAARKDGPLSETELARYERDGFLVFNSFLDETTVRRFREDLRAYEEDDGILQSEGTITEPGKQEIRSIFGIHELSARFDRLTRDPRLLDMVQQLLGSDAYIHQSRINYKPGFHGKGFDWHSDFETWHAEDGMPRMRAVSFSIALTDNTPFNGPLMLVPGSHKTFVPCVGRTPEDNYQSSLKKQELGVPSNRDLDALISQNGIKAPTGPAGSLIIFECNTLHGSNANMTPWPRSNLFFVYNSVENALEQPFCGNKPRPDFLGNRNHTEALQPLRDRDLSKVG